A genomic region of Equus caballus isolate H_3958 breed thoroughbred chromosome 1, TB-T2T, whole genome shotgun sequence contains the following coding sequences:
- the C1H15orf61 gene encoding uncharacterized protein C15orf61 homolog — MEALRRAHEAALRLLLCRPWASGAASRPKPRASEVLTLHLLQRRLPHWTSFCVPYSAVRNDQFGLSHFNWSVQGANYHVLRTGCFPFIKYHCSKAPWQDLGRQDRFFTALKVVNLGIPTLLYGLGSWLFARVTETVHTSYGPITVYFLNKEDEGAMY, encoded by the exons ATGGAGGCCCTGCGGAGGGCCCACGAGGCCGCGTTGCGGCTGCTGCTGTGCCGGCCCTGGGCCTCGGGCGCCGCCTCCCGCCCGAAGCCCCGCGCCTCGGAGGTGCTGACGCTGCACCTGCTGCAGCGGCGCCTCCCGCACTGGACCTCCTTCTGCGTGCCCTACAGCGCCGTCCGCAACGACCAGTTCGGCCTCTCGCACTTCAACTGGTCCGTGCAGGGCGCCAACTACCACGTCCTGCGCACCGGCTGCTTCCCCTTCATCAAGTACCACTGCTCCAAGGCCCCCTGGCAGGACCTGGGCCGGCAGGACCGGTTCTTCACGGCGCTCAAGGTCGTCAACCTCG gTATTCCAACTTTACTATATGGACTTGGCTCCTGGTTATTTGCTAGAGTCACAGAGACTGTGCATACCAGTTATGGACCAATAacagtttattttctaaataaagaagATGAAGGTGCCATGTATTGA